ttttggataaaaatttaataagagaaatgatatacgtctataatattttcacaatacttttactacaaatcctaagtggcaggttatTAATTGTTGTGgatgggcaaaaaagtaatttgagttgtagattcaaattagaacaaaTAATAACTTACTACATATGATttcttgtaaaaatattgtggacataataAATTCCATTTTCAATAAACATCTTAAATAAGGAGTTTGGCTTacctctagtacttttttaactgaaatctctttttattttaataaaaaactaccacatcatccactaactaaataaaatgtggagattaaaactttttttttttttttttgagaaagaagacatCAACTTTATTGAGAAGAGTTAACCATGATCGGTCAGAAATACATAATCTGGATGTGGAGGAGCATTCTCAGTCCACACCGAAAAACCTCTAACAAGTCTAGCATGTTTAGCTAGGTTATGCGCTACAATGTTACTAGAACGGCGAACATGGGAAAAAGATACATAACTACTAACCACCAACAGGGACTTTGCTGAGCTAAGTATGTGACCATAGGTTGACAAGGACATCTCTTCCGACTTCAGGGTATTTATTACATTAGCTGAATCTCCTTCCAAGATGAATGAAGTAAAGCCAAGTCCTTGTACGAAAGATAATGCTCTGGCTGCAGCCATTGCTTCTGCTATCTTCAGGGAAAAGGGAAAGCTAGCTTGTTCGGACAGAGTGGCTATGGCTTGCCCGTTACTGTCTCGAACTATCACTTCGATGCCAGCTTTCCTTATATCCCTGAATAAGGCCCCGTCGAAATTAACCTTGATCATTCCCATCGGAGGAGGAGACCACCTGCTCTGCATTTGTGAGCTGTGTCAGCTCTGTTTTGGGGTGCCAGAAACAGAGTCTTGGAATGTGGCGAGAGCCTGTGAAGCTGCATGGATCACTTGCGTCAATTTGGTTTCTATGGTGCCAAATGGTCCACATAATCGAAGCCattaactcaaattttttttgttcttcatacGTGAACTTCAACACTTCTCGGATTGAGGGGAAGGATTTTGAGTGTCTAAAAGCAAAAGAAGGGATGGAGTCCCACACCTGTGATAGTTGGTTACAACCCCATAGTGCGTGGTATATGTCTTCCACCTCCACCTTACATAGATCACATGTATCCTTTGTCAATATGTACCGTCGTCTGAGGTTGTACTTGGCCGGAAGGGTGTTTTGGCAAGCCCTCCACAGGAAGTTACGTACCTTGGGTGGCATTGAAAGACCCCAAATCATCTTCCACAGCCCGTTATCATTAGGATTAGGACTTCGTTGTTGGCTTCTAGTTTGCTCCGCAACTAAGAACTTCGAACCAGACTTCACAGTGTAGCAGCCTGAAGGAGTAAAGGGCCAAACCATGACATCTTTCACCTTAGTCAAACATAGAGGGATGCTTGCAATGAGCTCTGCCTCGTGAGGAGTAAAAAGTCCATGCAGTAGGTTCTGATCCCATTTATGAGTGACCGGATCGATGAGTTCTGAGAGTTTCATGTCTTCAAAGCCATGTACAACATGTAAGCTGACCCGAGTCTGTGTTGGTGATGGCAACCATGCATCATTCCACACACTTATATCTTCTCCACACCCCACCCTCCATCTAACCCCCTTCAGCAATAAGTCCCTTCCTTTTAGGATACTCCTTCATGCATAGGAACCATTGTTCGAGCTAGGAGCTTCTAAGATGAAACAATGGGGAAAGAACCTCGCTTTGAAGACTCTATAGAATAAAGAGTCTTTTTGGTGTAGTAATCTCCATGCTTGCTTTGCCAAGAGTGCATCATTGAAATTAGCTAGGTCCTTGAAGCTCATGCCCCCCTCTATCTTTGGTTTACAGAGAGTGTCCCACTTCACCCAATGAACTTTTCTTCTATCTCCtttttgcccccaccaaaattttctagTGAGGCTCTCGATATCTGCACAAAGTTCCAAAGGGAGTTTGAAGCAACTCATTGTGTAGGTCGGTATCGCTTGAACCACTGCCTTGATAAGGATCTTCTTTCCTGCCTGAGACAACaatttctccttccaccccTGAAGTTTTCTCCACACCCTTTCTTTTATGAAGTTAAAGCTGGCTTTCTTATGTCTCCCTATTAGTGATGGTAGCcccaaatacttctcatatTGCACAATCTCAGGTACGTCCAGTGCAATTTTGATTTGATTCTTGGTCTCTTCAGAAGTGGACTTGCTGAAGAAGATggtagttttatttttgttgatttgttgACCCGAGCATTTGCCATATACTTCAAGGATGTTCATGATCTGCTGGCATTCCTGAATTGTGGCCCTGCAAAACAAtagactatcatctgcaaaaaggaGATGGGTTAGTCTAGGGCTGTTTCTACAAAGAGAATAACCCTTAATATCACCCTGTGCAGCTGCCTTGGTAATGAGGCCATGTAAACCCTCCGTACACAACAGGAAAAGGAATGGTGAAAGTGGGTCTCCTTGGCGTATCCCTCTGGAAGGTTTAATCAACCCTTTAGGTTCTCCATTCACAAGAATAGAGTAGGACACTGTCTTGACACATAACATCATCAAATTAATCCATTTTTCAATGAAACCCAGCCTTCTCATCACAGATTCAAGGTAGGGccactccaccctatcataggcTTTACTCATGTCTAATTTAATAGCCATGTAATTCTCCTTTCCACAATGTTTTTGCATGCTATGGAGAGACTCAAAAGCAACCAAAATATTATCAGATATAAGTCTACTTTTAGTAAAAGCACTCTGATTTTCAGTAATAATATTTGGTAGCATTTTTTTGAGTCTATTTGCCAAGACTTTTGAGAAAATCTTGTAGAGCACATTGCAAAGGCTTATGGGTCTAAAATCTGAAGCATGCTCAGgggatttattttttggaatgagGGAAATAAAAGTATGATTAAGATGTTCAGGTAAAGTAGCGGAATTAAGAAAATGCAAAATAGATTGTGATACATCATTACCAAGGGTACTCCAAAAGTGCTGGTAGAACAATGGCGGCATGCCATCGGGTCCAGGGGCTTTTAGTGGGGCCATTTCATTGATAGCCTTTTGTACCTCCCAATCTGTAAAGTCTGAAGATAATTGGTGGTTCATGTCAGTACTAATCACCTTTTGGATAGAATTGGTGGCTTCCTCACACATTGGGCCTTCTATCTTTGTTCTTTGTCCACCAAGCTTTCTATCTCCTTTTTCAACTCTAAGAGCCGAAAATTTTGACCAGTCCGCATGGCCTCCTTCTCTGCATGAATCAATTCCTTTCTTCTCTGTTTCAGCAAAGCTTGGACATTGCCGAAGTGTTCCTTGTTCCATTTCAGCAGCTCCTTTCCACACTTCTCTATCTTGTGCACTGTTCTAAATGTTGGATCCTCCATGCCTCTAGCATCCCAAATTGCCTCAACTATTTCAGAACACCCCCGGTCGGACAACCACATTTCTTCAAATCTGAAGAGTTTTGGTGTTGTGTGAAAGTCAAGTCCCATGGTATTAATCCAGAGTGGACTGTGATCCGATGAGTCTGCGGTTAGATGTTGGACCTTTGTACCTGCAAATCTTAACAGCCAATCGTTAATTGCTAAAGCCCGATCAAGTCGCTCCTATATAGATTGACCTGTAGTGAAGTGCTTCTGCCATGTAAACCGATGACCTGAGAATCCAAGGTCAATAAAACCACATTCATCCACCACATCTCGAAAAAGCTGCATCTGTGCTTGATTTCTATTACTTCCTCCAAGCTTCTCAGAGCTCCctagaatttcattaaaatccccggCACACAACCAAGGGAGATTAAATTTTTTCTGAAGTTGTCGGAGCTTATTCCATGACTCATATCGTTTATGGGCTACTGGCTCTCCATAGAAACCTATGAAGCGCCATTCATCCTCCTTTCCTTTGTTAATAATAGAGTCAATATGATTCCTGGAAAATGTATCTACATGTACATCAATAGAGTTCCTCCAATATAGAGCAAGACCGCCCCCTCTATTATTTCtttccacaaaaaataaattgtcaaATTCTATCTTACTTTTAATCTCTTGTAGCCTAGTTTCATCCACCCATGTTTCGGCTAAAAACATGATGGAGGGATCTTTAGCCCGAATCATCACTTCAAGCTCCTTCACTGTCcgcaggttcccaagcccacgacagttccataCAATAATACTCATGGTGCTTGGTGGGGCTGTTGAACAGCCTCCGCCATTGAAATGTCCTGTCCATCCACTCTTGAAACCTGATATTTTTTGTAAGGTAACTCGAGTTGGATTGCATCATCTTCTTCCCTTCCCCGTTTTACTGCTACTGGGAGTTGTGTATCTGCCTTTGTCTTATGAATATTACGTGCCAACTTCTTCCACTTTCTGAGTTCAACTGTATCAGATATATTAGTTAAGGGTTGATTTTCCACGTGTACCACATTCTGATATTCCCCATTGACCCCCCCTATTCACATTACCGCCTAAATTTTCTCCACTAGGGGCTGTAACTATTGAGCAGCCAGCTGTCATATTTGGTGTGCTATAATCATGGGATTCAAACTTATTTAGAGCCGTATCAATCTCTTCAATTTGGTCTTCAAAATCTTTTGGATGGGGAGACGGAAATATATTAGGAATGTCATTGATTACCTGAATATTCTGGGAGGAATTCTTGCGTAAAATCTACTGAGAAACATCCCTGTTTTTCGCCATATCCATATTTGAAACATGTTGGGAGTCAACATTCTGTTGTGGCTTTGTGAAGGCCTGAGTCCGATCAGCGCTTTGAGTGTCCGTCGGTGGCTGCTTCCCTGACTTCGCTGTTTGCTCCATGGAGTTATTGGCTTTTGAACCTCCAAGCCCATCACCCATTCTTGAAACCGTTGTAAAGGATGACTTTCCTAGGTTGTATGGAGCCGCCCTGAGCCATGCACCATACCCCTGAACTCCCACTGGTTCGGAACCTCTACCCGTGAGCCATTTCTCACAATCCTTCTCATCATAGGACACCATGCCACACCAGTAACAAAAATTAGGGAGTTTTTCATATTTGAAGAACACCCACCGATCATTATCTTCTCCTATATCTATTTTACGACCTCAACATAGCGGTTTTGAGATATCGACCTCCACCTTAACACGGACAAAGTCATTTCCCACCAACTCTTTTGGGTTCTCCGCCTCTGACACCGCTCCAAGGGATTCACCCAGTTCTATTGCTGTCTCTGGGTCCAATAGTCTCATCGGTAACCCATGTATTTGCACCCAAAAATTGACCTTTGTGAAACGCAGGTTTTTCGCTAGGGTCTTATAATCGTAGCACTGGAATAGCACTAAGTGCTTGTCAAAGGACCATGGCCGCTGCGCTAGAACTCTTTCAGCATCAGATTCCAACTCAAATATAAAAAGCAGAACATGGTCGTCCACTTCCCTGATCTTGAACTCGTTATGAGCTCTCCACAGTGGTTTAAAGGTTCATCCAATGACGTCCACGTTGATGGCACGTCTGGTCAGGAGCTTTGTTGCTAAAACATACTCCTTACGCTTcagattctttgattttgttagaCTGAGTTTGGCCCCTTCCTCAGCAGTTAGGGACAGCTTTTCCCATTCGCTAATAATATCTTCCATATCGGATGTGTTTTGAGtgctttgaaaagaaaagagagagaaaagagtgtttCCCAGATCCCAAGAAAGAAAACCAACAAGCCCTACTGTTAACAGTGTTAACAGAGGGAGGAAAATATCATTCCGAGGAAGATAACCAGAGTTCTACGTATCACGGTCTCTAGAGAGAGCGACGTGGTAGAGAAAAAAAGGGCTGGAGATTAAAACTTACTACCACTtgcaattaaatatttaaaacaaaaggagttatctagttaaaaaagtattggaggTAAAACAAACCCTTAAATAAGAACCAGAGAATTTATGAATCTAAACAAGAACCTGCTGTTTAATGAATCTAAATAAACGACAACTAGAGGCTTAATGAATCTAAAAAAGGTAACCCCCACCCAAAAATGGTACTAGTTTTTATTATAGATAACCAGTTTGGGGAAATCTTATCTAACCAACAATAAGGCACTTGATAAAACTATCTAAAATGGAGAATCCTATTTGTACTAAGTTCTAACCTACCCATAATTCAATACTACAAATATATAaggtaaattacatatttggtccctaacttttacGCTAAATGTCAATTTTGGTCCCTGACATTTTAAATGTGTCAATTTTGGTTTTAATGAAAATCTGGCATTACATTCTTGAATGGAGAGGTGTTATGATTCTTGACTAGAGAATAAAAGCTTTATTTgggaattttattttctttgtgatATTTAAACTTTGAGAAAttatatgtctacaacatttttataatatttttacaacaaatcctaagtggcaagttgttattagttgttattgttaggacaaaaaagtaatcttagcattagtttgaaatttgaaccaataataactaaccacctgtgatttattgtaaaaatgttgtagacatagcatcTCTCTTAAACTTTTCAAGCCCTAGATATGGATCTCAAGCAATCAATTTTGAAAGCTCTTCGCCTTTGCAGGAGGATTGAAAGACAAGTCTGGCTTAGTCTGCTTAGAAGAAGAGTGTAGGCATGGGATAAATGATAATGCCATAATGGAgagtgataaaaaattattttgggttcaattaatctaataaaaatcCACCTCACTCTcacctaatatttttttaaagtttatgttGAGGTGGCAAAATACGTGACAATTTATGttacatgaaaataatattttattttgactgtTAGTCATGTCAACATTTTCCATCCATCACTTAATAAGaattattttgacacaatactATAAAGTTAATGACTAAACTAACATATttaaaaggttagggaccaaattgacatttaGCCTAAAGGATAAggaccaaatatgtaatttacccatatatatatatatatatatatataaactaactAGCCACATAGAGAACTCATTAAATCTGACTAAAAAAAACGTgtaaataatcttttttttctttttttgagaaggatgtAAATAATCATTTGGCCATCATGTAATGAGTTGGACTGTTGGAGTAATTTCCTTACAATAAACAGCTTGACTTGCGgcttcatttttaaatttggaaaatttttaaaatgatttgtgatatttattttaatacagttgtcttttttttttttttgaggagatACAGTTGTCTAGTGCGTAAATGGCGTGAGGCCTTATTCATGTTGCCATGTATAACAGAAGGTAAATacctttccaaaaaaaaggaatggtTTCTTTccctataaaaataatttgattttgagtCTTCTTCTTCACCCATCATCATCAACCTATTACATGACCAATATGGACTTCCAAGGTCATGTTCTAGTAGTAACTTTAACCTTTTACTTTTACTTACTCTTCTTGTTTTTCCATTCTCCGTTACAAACAaatgcatcatcatcatcatcaactaaATTAATTGAAAGTGTTTGCAAGAATACTATAGACAATGCCAACTGCTTAAAAGCTTTGGAATCTGATCCTCGAGCTGTAAAGGCATCCCGGTTGAAAGATCTTGCTAAGATTGCTCTTGAATTAGCTGTAGCCAATGCTACAGAAAGCAAAGCTTATATTGATGCATTGCTCACCAAAAACCACACTGAACCCATTAAACAATGCTCTTTTTGGTTCGAAGCAGTGGTTGGATCATTCCGAAGTGCACTTCGAGAATTAGACGAGGATGTTTTGAGTGCTAACTATGACTCCAAAATCGCTGGTGACGATGCTGATAGTTGTGAGAATGCCTTGGCTTTGGGAAAGGTTCAAATTCCATCCATTTCGACTAGAAACAATTACGCCAAGTTATATAGTAGCATTGCGTTTGTGATTACAAATCTGCTTTGAAATTATTCTTTGAGTAGGAAGCCATCTAAGGTGATGCATTTGggaatttgttgaaaattttttaactttttgctttttgtctcacaggttttttattttttatttttattttttaatatttttaaattcaaattaaataatatgaGAGTTGAATTTCTTATTACAACGACCAAGTCTTCCAATATAATTGAAAGGTTGGGACTTGGGAGTGGGCTTGCTAATTGTCGATACCGTTTTTGTTCGACCTACTAATTGTCAATACCATTTTTGTTCGACCTCAATTTGCATACTAAAATGTCAAATTAAGCCTTACAAAtccaaaagttttatttttatatggaaaaattctatttcaatttaaagaaaCTGAAATAAAATTGTGGGGAATAGGAGTTTGAAAAAGATGGAGTGAGTTATAATATGAAGAAGATAAGACTAGCTTCTTTGCAAGCGTATTGCGAATggtaaaaaaaatcttgtatttttttcttctaatggACAAAACTTTCCATTCATTAAAATTCGGGGTTGATGCATTTTTCAATCACCAAAATCCCTAAGGAGTGTGATGAGATGCAGCACAAAATATAAACACatcaaaaaacacataaatctCATACATCTCtaagtatttttgtgattggaagaTGCATCAACCCTAAATTATAAGGAATGAAAAGTTGTCCTTTTAGAAAAAAGTAGAAGAGCCTTTGAGCATGTACAAAGCACATGCAAAGAGTCTAGTGTGTGTGTAAATATATATCTCATATTATCAAAGTAATAAATAATTCAAATCATAGCTAATAACAATCAATTGAAGAGATTAATCTTAGTAAAAGATGGTAAAAGTATagtaaattttcaaatatgtaatttgttctcccccccccccccccaaaaaaaaatcaatgtaaaaAGTGGTAGtaatataaatggaaaatagTATACCGCGCCATTGTCTTGATtgctttcataaaaaaataaaaatttcaactttctTAATCTATTCTTTTTAAGGTTTGGTTTacctttagtattttttttaactggaatctcattttattttaataagaaactATCACTTgctattgtatatttaaaacaaaagaatatgtccagttaaaaaaaatactagaggtaagccaaacctatatttttattatttaaaatttgagtttatataaaaaatttagtgtttgaaattatgtttgtggggtccaataatttgtggccctggcccatttttacattggggcctaaggcccgagccgaggaagggtatagccgaggatgggtaataaaagtccaaatggTCTTGAGACACAGCCAAGGATGATTTTGTCCTCGGCATATCTGAGGTCCCTctggaagaaagggcaaaaacggtataggaacaatttggaaaaaaatctaaaatatctatgtcaatagagaaggagacgctggatagtataacgaccaaggacaaagggaaagctgctattactgccattcaatattctgcacctgacagagccatactcttcagcttttacaaccacccccaaccactctaggtatgggctgacagGACAAGTCTTAAGTCCTAGGAAATTGAGCTTATACGTGGACGCTGGTGAGAGGATAAATACTcgtataaaaggataagagaCGCAGTGcgagaaaggggggggggggggacaatccgtcctcccagccatggtgtcctagaaacaaggagaataagaagagcataGAGCTCCCCATAATCCTCGGACGAGATTCACTGACCGAAGCCAACCTTAACTACCGTCCGGTGACCcagacctagcctttcaagcccacgctctacaaatgatattgtttgggccttttttacgtgcgaacccaatatcattttgggtcgttacaaatcgagtccttacaatgTTAAAGTTTGGAGATTGACAGAAAAATACTAGTGGAGGGATAGAGGCAATATATAGAGATTTAAGGCctgtttggtaagagatttctagtaatattgtttaagtgttgtggAAATAAATGTGGGTGAAAAAAGTGTTGTAGAAATATGtgttatattgtttaaataatgaaaactgTTGTTCAAACAATATTTACAAGCAGGCCCTCATTGTCgtatgtgttttattttaataattattttaactttaaaaaatgggTCAGCTACTTTGAGTTTGAGTTATACTGTTATAGTGGAAATAAGAaagataatttgatttttttctttgaggGGAAAgataaatttgatttaaatttaaaaaaaaaatgtcatgatATAAGAACATTGAATTTCAATTGTTATTAAAGACCAAAACTTGCTCgagtctattaattttttatccaaaaataatGCTTTGAGTTCCTCATTTAtgtatttgtttggttgattttttttttaataaaaaaatccacatatattctacttaatatttttatattcaaaaaaatttctgtgATTCCCTCATTTATGATTaatctatttgtttgtttgatttttttaaaaagcaataTATCatactgtagggacacgactctcaaacggcccaacaacgacgttgggctcgcgcgtgaaagatcccccacaataatatttgtagagagtgggcgtGAAAGGCTaacgttgggtcacggggcgttagtacaggccggactttagataaacctagacaagaaaaggctttagtctgGATATCCTAGCCctataactttataaattgagggattgggctcctcggatcatgtccgaggagcactaatgtttttctccggttacccgacggtgggttttCCGTGGTGGTGCGCATATATTGTctgggcattctcattcctgaagtttttcccaggaagtgagatcaGGATCCGCCCCCTTACTTCGTTACctaacgttttcttttatactagcctacgttcgttgtccctcgtccacgtgtaaggTCGacctttccaggacagatatctgtcccatcaatctaatcccgaaattgttggagatgatcaataaagtctaagaatccggctctgttaggtgcaatgtcatatcagtgaagggtattaaggacaacttccccaagatattttctgatctttcaagttaGCTTGTATCCCACTCTAATCCATGAGACTTtaggtctgccgaggactaagctgtcctcggctgtattttcgggccactttgggcttcctGTTTTTGGACTTGgaccctggcctcctttagtttggggcctgtggactccccataagcgagcgagccgggcccctaaactattgggccccacattagcccctcaaaaccctgctgtccaacgtcatggttggaaaggtgggttttgataatatcAAGCCTTCATTGCAGTTCATTTAGTTcagcccttgatcaacgttggcgactcttcacctccccgaggaatgtACCGGTCTATGAGCCGTTTTCCTGAATTTGCGTACGTTGCCATTATGACGTTTGGTTATCtgcagcgtgtctttaatatcttcccatttacgagacctcccagatctaacggttactgatggcgtgggggaacgAAACGGCGCATTCTTCTCTGcagatttccctggggatctgaacgCGTTATATACCcttttcttcgtcccctatataaagaaagaagacagaaggtgattttctcatatctgaatccctcaggcCCTTCTCAGAGTTCACTTCTTCAATCGGGTTATTCCCTATCCGATAATACATCCCCCATAGTAATCAGCCATGAACAAacccttcctttcccagaaacgccatgtcctaacaaaacttgagatggctcggtcggggcaaggatggcggagactcaagatttgcctccccattcttttagccaaaatccgaagcagggactcgtcacaccccacttccggtgtgactgagtcgaaaacctcccttgtcatctccatctgctctctcatgagcacacctaatatggctccagtgtgctaagagttaggattgaggcagggactaaatgcccttgcttcttcctctctttgttcactggcgccatcctttgattccccttctccctcttttgctcctttctattttcttcatctcttccctcttcttctcctccttcctgctcatgtcctccatcttctttttcctttgcactcctcagcgacaagagcttgctgaagtgcttccatgtgttccaattcttcttccttctctttcatcttttctatataaggttcttctcctgatatgagcagtactgaggcagagattttagagagactttgaagacgagtttaaaggATATCTGacggtttacttatctgtattacggatgttattactgccttagcagttcattttttttgtataggcttgtttaagcccttccttgtacgttgtaataatttttcatattaataaaagttattgttattctatttcgtaTGTTTTGTTTATACGTtctaataaatttgcaagcacTGCTCAGCAccatagtatagcatttgaagcaatgataactaaggccaaaacactcgctaataaaaagacgccacaataactttaacaaaattattattcaacataacaatccgaccagtgaggaacgagacttaccttaaaattaatCGCGATGGGGACTAAGTGTttgataaggtgtaagaagtagttatccgaggacatgtcgcCTTCCCAATGAAcaatttccttaggctaacgatcatcagttcgtttcgccatcttcttaacacactggccttaacttTTTCCCGTATTTGAGtcgagaaacttctccatccgagcagttgatttcccaaaaggcctgagtccgaggacttcgcaaagcctgggttttatttaaaacttacgctttttcttttatgtacttggcttcccacagacggcgccaattgtagggacacgactctcaaacggcccaacaacgacgttgggctcgcgcgtgaaagatcccccacaataatatttgtagagagtgggcgtGAAAGGCTaacgttgggtcacggggcgttagtacaggccggacTTTAGATAAACCTAGACAAGAAAAGGTTTTAGTCTGGATATCCTAGCCctataactttataaattgagggattgggctcctcggattatgtccgaggagcactaatgtttttctccggttacccgacggtgggttttCCGTGGTGGTGCGCATATATTGTctgggcattctcattcctgaagtttttcccaggaagtgagatcaGGATCCGCCCCCTTACTTCGTTACctaacgttttcttttatactagcctacgttcgttgtccctcgtccacgtgtagggtcgacctttccaggacagatatctgtcccatcaatctaatcccgaaattgttggagatgatcaataaagcctaagaatccggctctgttaggtgcagtgtcatatcagtgaagggtattaaggacaacttccccaagatattttctgatctttcaagttaGCTTGTATCCCACTCTAAtccatgagactttgggtctgccgaggactaagctgtcttcggctgtatcttcgggccactttgggcttcctGTT
This DNA window, taken from Quercus robur chromosome 2, dhQueRobu3.1, whole genome shotgun sequence, encodes the following:
- the LOC126698655 gene encoding pectinesterase inhibitor-like, whose amino-acid sequence is MDFQGHVLVVTLTFYFYLLFLFFHSPLQTNASSSSSTKLIESVCKNTIDNANCLKALESDPRAVKASRLKDLAKIALELAVANATESKAYIDALLTKNHTEPIKQCSFWFEAVVGSFRSALRELDEDVLSANYDSKIAGDDADSCENALALGKVQIPSISTRNNYAKLYSSIAFVITNLL
- the LOC126698639 gene encoding uncharacterized protein LOC126698639, which produces MKLSELIDPVTHKWDQNLLHGLFTPHEAELIASIPLCLTKVKDVMVWPFTPSGCYTVKSGSKFLVAEQTRSQQRSPNPNDNGLWKMIWGLSMPPKVRNFLWRACQNTLPAKYNLRRRYILTKDTCDLCKVEVEDIYHALWGCNQLSQVWDSIPSFAFRHSKSFPSIREVLKFTYEEQKKFELMASIMWTIWHHRNQIDASDPCSFTGSRHIPRLCFWHPKTELTQLTNAEQVVSSSDGNDQG